The following are from one region of the Corylus avellana chromosome ca1, CavTom2PMs-1.0 genome:
- the LOC132184637 gene encoding uncharacterized protein LOC132184637 isoform X1, translating into MVCSIGSGRMAVMARLLAAGSFSQTMAEDVGHQKLAAQYICRELRDADEANLLDEEDMHVFGLKPMTEPLQLVCCNACKKPIKASQYAAHAGLCRSLNSAEENILEVNGSTGSRKPPRKERKKLLTAYANQTTPVGEQEKSQPIDADVAAASESQLDSQIGIASFALDAKPCVDVASMMDVSGVCTGNMDHPACVMLPPTKRSKLIAAGHQLLLDDLETASGVAKITNIPVPLATKIYYSQRNNRHRSTLAHLYREASTKELCNDMVSSKISQENMIPLQSSSPRDTSVEPMDEMLNRKRHTYTMSSVRSPDQILAQSSEVCLGKTGGLLSASNFSNQFPVDNALRPEAASVGLTRSKYVSKSYSFAGNTGKPLGTMQQPNGSVPVI; encoded by the exons ATGGTATGCTCTATTGGAAGTGGGAGAATGGCAGTCATGGCAAGGCTTCTTGCAGCTGGGAGCTTCTCGCAAACAATGGCAG AGGATGTTGGGCACCAGAAATTAGCTGCTCAATACATCTGTAGAGAACTACGTGATGCAGATGAAGCAAATTTGCTTGACGAAGAAG ATATGCATGTCTTTGGTTTGAAGCCTATGACAGAACCTTTGCAATTG GTATGTTGCAATGCTTGCAAGAAGCCTATCAAGGCCAGTCAATATGCAGCTCATGCAG gACTCTGTAGGTCACTAAATTCTGCagaagaaaatattttggaGGTTAATGGCAGTACGGGGAGCAGGAAACCCCCAAGGAAGGAGAGGAAGAAGTTACTAACTGCTTATGCTA ACCAAACTACTCCAGTTGGGGAGCAAGAAAAGTCTCAACCCATAGATGCTGATGTTGCTGCTGCGTCAGAATCCCAATTGGACAGTCAAATTGGAATAGCTTCCTTCGCCCTGGACGCAAAAC CCTGTGTAGATGTGGCATCTATGATGGATGTTTCAGGAGTTTGTACTGGAAATATGGACCACCCAGCTTGTGTAATGCTGCCTCCAACAAAACGTTCTAAATT GATAGCAGCTGGGCATCAACTTCTGTTAGATGATCTAGAAACGGCATCTGGTGTTGCAAAAATCACAA ATATTCCAGTTCCTCTTGCTACGAAAATATACTACTCACAAAGAAATAATCGTCACCGATCAACACTTGCTCATCTTTACCGTGAGGCATCAACTAAGGAACTTTGCAATGACATGGTGagttcaaaaatatcacaagAGAACATGATTCCATTACAGTCTTCATCTCCAAGGGACACTTCGGTTGAACCAATGGATGAGATGCTCAACAGGAAG AGACATACATACACCATGTCTTCTGTGCGAAGTCCTGATCAAATTCTTGCACAAAGTTCAGAAGTATGCTTGGGTAAAACTGGAGGGTTACTCTCAGCCAGTAACTTCTCAAATCAGTTTCCTGTTGATAATGCTCTGAGGCCTGAGGCTGCTTCTGTTGGATTGACGAGAAGCAAATATGTTTCAAAGTCTTATTCTTTTGCAGGCAACACAG GAAAACCACTGGGGACCATGCAGCAGCCAAATGGAAGTGTTCCTGTTATATAA
- the LOC132184637 gene encoding uncharacterized protein LOC132184637 isoform X2, with protein MVCSIGSGRMAVMARLLAAGSFSQTMAEDVGHQKLAAQYICRELRDADEANLLDEEDMHVFGLKPMTEPLQLVCCNACKKPIKASQYAAHAGLCRSLNSAEENILEVNGSTGSRKPPRKERKKLLTAYANQTTPVGEQEKSQPIDADVAAASESQLDSQIGIASFALDAKPCVDVASMMDVSGVCTGNMDHPACVMLPPTKRSKLIAAGHQLLLDDLETASGVAKITNIPVPLATKIYYSQRNNRHRSTLAHLYREASTKELCNDMVSSKISQENMIPLQSSSPRDTSVEPMDEMLNRKIA; from the exons ATGGTATGCTCTATTGGAAGTGGGAGAATGGCAGTCATGGCAAGGCTTCTTGCAGCTGGGAGCTTCTCGCAAACAATGGCAG AGGATGTTGGGCACCAGAAATTAGCTGCTCAATACATCTGTAGAGAACTACGTGATGCAGATGAAGCAAATTTGCTTGACGAAGAAG ATATGCATGTCTTTGGTTTGAAGCCTATGACAGAACCTTTGCAATTG GTATGTTGCAATGCTTGCAAGAAGCCTATCAAGGCCAGTCAATATGCAGCTCATGCAG gACTCTGTAGGTCACTAAATTCTGCagaagaaaatattttggaGGTTAATGGCAGTACGGGGAGCAGGAAACCCCCAAGGAAGGAGAGGAAGAAGTTACTAACTGCTTATGCTA ACCAAACTACTCCAGTTGGGGAGCAAGAAAAGTCTCAACCCATAGATGCTGATGTTGCTGCTGCGTCAGAATCCCAATTGGACAGTCAAATTGGAATAGCTTCCTTCGCCCTGGACGCAAAAC CCTGTGTAGATGTGGCATCTATGATGGATGTTTCAGGAGTTTGTACTGGAAATATGGACCACCCAGCTTGTGTAATGCTGCCTCCAACAAAACGTTCTAAATT GATAGCAGCTGGGCATCAACTTCTGTTAGATGATCTAGAAACGGCATCTGGTGTTGCAAAAATCACAA ATATTCCAGTTCCTCTTGCTACGAAAATATACTACTCACAAAGAAATAATCGTCACCGATCAACACTTGCTCATCTTTACCGTGAGGCATCAACTAAGGAACTTTGCAATGACATGGTGagttcaaaaatatcacaagAGAACATGATTCCATTACAGTCTTCATCTCCAAGGGACACTTCGGTTGAACCAATGGATGAGATGCTCAACAGGAAG ATTGCATGA